Proteins encoded together in one Oceanobacillus iheyensis HTE831 window:
- the dnaI gene encoding primosomal protein DnaI codes for MKPIQSELKAWMKKNKNFQTSYQNIRKEVLDDPSIKHFLANHPELTSEIIDKHLIKLYEYKSQSKQCDRCKSLGGCQNMIQGYSPVLEADNNDIRLSYEKCHKRLEEEQNEQQQKLIQSLYMPKEILQARISDVIQDEHRSNALGKVLDFLEASKQELPKKGLYLYGSFGVGKTYLLGAIANELKKLEYSISLIYMPEFVREIKSSFKDDSFNEKVDFFKKADILMLDDMGAEMQSAWFRDEVLGSVLQYRMMEGLPVFITSNYDLDQLEQELSTTRNGVEQVKAGRIIERIKQVTTDVKLSGPNRRS; via the coding sequence GTGAAGCCGATACAATCAGAATTGAAAGCATGGATGAAGAAAAACAAAAACTTCCAAACGAGTTATCAGAATATCAGGAAAGAAGTATTAGACGACCCATCCATTAAGCATTTTTTAGCTAATCACCCAGAGTTAACAAGTGAAATTATCGATAAACATTTAATAAAATTATATGAATATAAGTCTCAATCCAAGCAATGTGACCGTTGTAAATCGCTTGGAGGATGTCAGAATATGATACAAGGATATTCTCCTGTGTTGGAAGCTGACAATAATGATATTCGGTTAAGTTATGAAAAATGCCATAAAAGACTTGAAGAAGAGCAAAATGAACAGCAACAAAAACTTATTCAAAGTCTTTATATGCCGAAAGAAATTCTTCAAGCAAGAATATCTGATGTTATTCAAGACGAGCACCGATCGAATGCTCTAGGAAAAGTTCTTGATTTTTTAGAAGCTTCCAAGCAAGAATTACCAAAAAAAGGACTCTATCTATATGGTTCATTTGGTGTTGGAAAGACTTATCTTTTAGGTGCAATTGCTAATGAACTTAAAAAGCTTGAGTACTCAATTTCATTAATATATATGCCGGAATTTGTTCGTGAAATTAAATCCTCTTTTAAAGATGATTCATTCAATGAAAAAGTAGATTTCTTTAAAAAAGCAGATATACTAATGTTAGATGATATGGGCGCTGAGATGCAATCTGCTTGGTTTCGAGATGAAGTGTTAGGTTCCGTTTTACAGTACCGTATGATGGAAGGTTTGCCGGTTTTTATTACATCTAATTATGACTTGGATCAACTAGAGCAAGAATTATCTACAACTAGGAATGGCGTAGAACAAGTGAAAGCAGGAAGAATCATTGAGCGGATTAAGCAAGTTACAACAGACGTGAAGCTAAGTGGGCCGAATCGTCGAAGCTGA
- a CDS encoding replication initiation and membrane attachment family protein, with amino-acid sequence MNFIGKILPIDGYYVMKKEHLPVDYAVSLTHLYQPLIGIYAVSLYHTLLHDSSIHAGGSPQTHHTLMNYLNLSLDEIYRSRLKLEGIGLLKTYKNKEENRDFYTYELLRPYAPTDFFKDDMLSQLLLHHIGDQKFDMLFSHYVPKNLEYGENITVDFSDVFQTVTPTEKVANVENYNYQHNSVNYEVPMDFSWIEQMLHKRMIPVNQVLTMDTKRLIYQMKVLYNLDSHEIERACQYAINEDYQFNQKEFKAACHDIFRSNNNQQSVRLSEKNNQEVKKYEVTKPKTKKEQLIYELERISPTQLLKDLSRGNDASDQDIKVIETVMTKQDLPAPVMNVLIHYVLLQSNMKLSKAYLEKIASHWSRLNLQTASDAMNFARQEQQNVQSKVKKNNYTRRQNTTKEVIPDWFKERKNKSQVTSEKPDTSMEDQEKIASRLKQYLNEN; translated from the coding sequence ATGAATTTTATTGGGAAGATTCTACCTATTGATGGGTACTATGTAATGAAAAAAGAACATTTACCTGTGGATTACGCCGTTTCGCTTACTCATTTATATCAACCATTAATAGGCATTTATGCTGTTTCTCTATATCATACCCTATTGCACGATTCAAGTATACATGCTGGTGGATCCCCACAGACACATCACACACTAATGAATTACCTTAATCTTTCATTGGATGAAATTTACCGATCTCGTTTAAAATTAGAGGGGATAGGTTTACTAAAAACTTATAAAAATAAAGAAGAAAATCGTGATTTTTATACATATGAATTGTTACGTCCGTATGCTCCAACCGATTTCTTTAAAGATGACATGCTATCGCAATTGTTATTACATCATATTGGAGATCAAAAGTTTGATATGTTATTTTCTCATTATGTTCCTAAAAATCTCGAATATGGAGAAAATATTACCGTCGACTTTAGCGATGTTTTTCAAACAGTAACTCCTACAGAAAAAGTAGCTAATGTAGAAAATTATAACTACCAACATAACTCAGTAAATTATGAAGTTCCAATGGACTTTAGTTGGATAGAACAAATGTTACACAAGCGTATGATACCTGTTAATCAAGTTTTAACTATGGATACTAAGCGTCTCATTTACCAAATGAAAGTGCTGTATAATTTGGACAGTCATGAGATTGAACGTGCTTGTCAATATGCTATCAATGAAGATTATCAATTTAATCAAAAAGAGTTCAAAGCAGCATGTCATGATATATTTCGTTCAAACAATAATCAACAATCTGTCCGGCTGTCTGAAAAAAATAATCAAGAAGTTAAGAAGTATGAAGTAACTAAACCGAAAACCAAGAAGGAACAATTAATTTATGAATTAGAAAGAATATCACCGACTCAATTATTGAAAGACTTATCAAGAGGTAATGATGCGTCAGACCAAGATATTAAAGTAATAGAGACTGTCATGACAAAACAAGATTTACCTGCACCAGTAATGAATGTGCTTATTCATTATGTATTATTACAATCTAATATGAAACTTTCCAAAGCATATTTAGAAAAAATAGCTAGTCATTGGTCACGGCTAAACCTTCAAACAGCAAGTGATGCAATGAACTTTGCTAGGCAGGAACAACAGAATGTTCAATCTAAAGTTAAGAAGAATAATTATACCAGACGTCAGAATACAACGAAGGAAGTTATCCCTGATTGGTTTAAAGAACGGAAAAACAAATCACAAGTAACTTCTGAAAAACCGGACACTTCGATGGAAGATCAAGAAAAAATAGCATCTAGATTAAAACAATATTTAAATGAAAATTAA
- the nrdR gene encoding transcriptional regulator NrdR, producing the protein MRCSNCQNKNTKVLDSRPIEEGRAIRRRRECERCGFRFTTFERIEEVPLIVVKKDGVRQEFSREKLMRGLIRACEKRPVALETIESIALEVEKKLRNAGNPEVSSNSIGEMVMELLSKVDEVSYVRFASVYRQFKDITVFLDELKDIINTDKSMKDK; encoded by the coding sequence ATGCGATGTTCCAATTGTCAAAATAAGAATACTAAAGTGTTAGACTCTCGACCGATAGAAGAAGGAAGAGCAATCAGACGACGTAGGGAATGTGAACGGTGTGGATTCCGGTTTACTACTTTTGAACGAATTGAAGAAGTTCCTTTAATTGTGGTAAAGAAAGATGGTGTTCGTCAAGAGTTTTCGCGAGAAAAGCTAATGCGCGGTCTTATACGGGCATGTGAAAAAAGACCAGTTGCTTTAGAAACCATAGAAAGTATAGCGCTAGAAGTAGAAAAAAAATTACGAAATGCAGGTAATCCAGAAGTTTCAAGTAATTCTATCGGTGAAATGGTAATGGAACTTTTATCGAAAGTAGATGAAGTTTCGTATGTTCGCTTTGCATCTGTATATCGCCAATTTAAAGATATAACTGTGTTCTTAGATGAATTAAAAGATATAATTAATACGGATAAATCGATGAAAGATAAATGA
- a CDS encoding glyceraldehyde-3-phosphate dehydrogenase: MNTKRIAITGFGRIGRMIFRQAIQNDQFEVVAINASYPAETLAHMVKYDSVHGIFDGDVKALEGYLEIDGKKVEIVNNRQPELLPWKKLDIDIVIEATGKFNSKEAAGLHIKAGAKKVIITAPGKQVDKTIVMGVNEAAYIPESDDVISNASCTTNCLAPVVKVIDDHFTIKNGLMTTVHAFTNDQKNLDNPHKDLRRARGCTQSIIPTTTGAAKALGEVLPHLNGKLHGMALRVPTPNVSLVDLVIDVEENVTVEQLNQLFKDASKGYMKGVLEYSDEPLVSIDYTTSDFSAIIDGLSTIVMEGKKIKVIAWYDNEWGYSKRVLDLALYVGDRLKKEMKV, encoded by the coding sequence ATGAATACAAAACGTATCGCAATTACTGGATTTGGTCGAATAGGGAGAATGATTTTTCGACAAGCAATACAAAATGATCAGTTTGAAGTTGTCGCTATCAATGCTAGTTATCCAGCTGAAACATTAGCACACATGGTGAAATATGATAGTGTCCATGGAATTTTTGATGGAGATGTGAAAGCGCTTGAAGGATATTTAGAAATAGATGGTAAAAAAGTGGAAATTGTAAACAATAGACAGCCTGAACTTCTCCCTTGGAAGAAGTTAGATATTGATATTGTTATTGAAGCTACCGGGAAATTTAATTCTAAAGAAGCAGCTGGATTGCATATTAAAGCAGGTGCAAAAAAAGTAATTATAACTGCTCCAGGCAAACAAGTAGATAAAACAATTGTAATGGGAGTTAATGAAGCTGCATATATTCCTGAAAGTGATGATGTCATTTCAAATGCATCATGTACAACGAATTGTTTGGCCCCCGTTGTAAAAGTGATAGATGATCATTTTACGATAAAAAATGGCTTAATGACAACCGTCCATGCTTTTACGAATGATCAAAAGAATTTAGATAACCCACATAAAGATTTACGAAGAGCAAGAGGATGCACACAATCAATTATTCCGACAACAACAGGTGCTGCAAAGGCACTTGGGGAAGTTTTGCCGCACTTAAATGGAAAATTACATGGTATGGCTTTAAGAGTGCCAACCCCAAACGTATCTTTGGTAGATTTAGTCATTGATGTAGAAGAAAATGTTACAGTAGAACAACTAAACCAATTATTTAAGGATGCTTCAAAAGGATATATGAAGGGAGTATTGGAATACTCGGATGAACCTCTCGTATCTATTGATTATACAACAAGTGATTTTTCCGCTATAATTGATGGGTTATCCACCATTGTAATGGAAGGCAAAAAAATAAAGGTAATTGCTTGGTATGATAATGAATGGGGATACTCTAAACGTGTTCTTGATTTAGCTCTTTATGTAGGGGACCGCTTAAAAAAAGAAATGAAAGTATGA
- the coaE gene encoding dephospho-CoA kinase (Dephospho-CoA kinase (CoaE) performs the final step in coenzyme A biosynthesis.): MTLVIGLTGGIASGKSTVSSMLLEKNFPVIDADLIAREVVEPGEKAYDQILEAFGKEIIQNDQKIDRPKLGSIIFTDEDKRKQLNAIVHPAVRNRMLTKRDDYINNDVPCVILDIPLLFESNLGYLVDKTLVVYVDEDIQLTRLMKRNEYSEKEALDRIKAQMSLKEKADLADIVIDNNQSVEETKLQLDNVLQKWNIS, from the coding sequence ATGACATTAGTTATTGGTTTAACAGGAGGAATAGCAAGTGGTAAAAGCACTGTCTCCTCCATGCTCCTTGAAAAAAACTTTCCTGTAATTGATGCTGATCTAATTGCACGAGAAGTAGTAGAGCCAGGTGAAAAAGCATATGATCAAATTTTAGAAGCATTTGGGAAAGAAATCATCCAAAATGATCAAAAGATAGATCGACCCAAATTAGGATCAATTATTTTTACGGATGAAGATAAAAGAAAGCAGTTAAATGCGATTGTTCATCCGGCTGTTCGGAATCGAATGCTAACCAAAAGAGATGATTATATTAACAATGACGTACCTTGTGTTATATTGGATATTCCTTTGTTATTTGAAAGTAACTTAGGTTATCTAGTTGATAAGACATTAGTTGTTTATGTAGATGAGGATATTCAACTTACCCGTTTGATGAAAAGAAATGAGTATAGTGAAAAAGAGGCTCTGGATCGAATAAAAGCACAAATGTCTCTCAAGGAGAAAGCTGACTTAGCCGACATCGTTATTGATAATAATCAATCAGTTGAGGAGACCAAATTACAGTTAGATAACGTTCTACAAAAATGGAATATAAGTTAA
- the mutM gene encoding DNA-formamidopyrimidine glycosylase, giving the protein MPELPEVETIKETLKLFVCNKTIKHIDIEWPNMIKHPDDVEEFKALVTGQTIRSMGRKGKFLLFYLDEYVLISHLRMEGKYSVHSPGDPVKKHTHVTFYFSNGEELRYNDVRKFGTMHVYPIGEEFMHKPLNQLGPDPFDTSFNLEYFYEKLKRTDRYIKTALLDQSIVTGLGNIYVDETLFRANVHPLKRCSKLSKQEVKKLQINAKETLRDAIKAGGTTIRSYVNTQGDMGMFQQDLYVYGQHSKPCRVCGADIIKIKVGGRGTHLCPTCQPNKQGVR; this is encoded by the coding sequence ATGCCTGAATTACCTGAAGTAGAAACAATAAAAGAAACATTGAAACTTTTTGTATGCAATAAAACGATCAAGCATATTGATATTGAGTGGCCAAATATGATTAAGCATCCTGACGATGTTGAGGAATTTAAAGCATTAGTTACTGGTCAAACGATTCGTTCAATGGGAAGAAAAGGAAAATTTCTTTTGTTTTATCTTGATGAATATGTTCTTATCTCCCATTTGCGGATGGAAGGAAAGTATAGTGTTCATTCTCCAGGAGATCCAGTAAAAAAACATACCCATGTAACGTTCTATTTTTCAAATGGAGAAGAATTACGTTATAACGATGTTCGGAAATTCGGAACCATGCATGTTTATCCAATTGGTGAAGAGTTTATGCATAAACCTTTAAACCAACTTGGTCCTGATCCGTTTGACACATCGTTTAATTTAGAATACTTTTATGAAAAATTGAAGCGAACAGATCGATATATTAAAACAGCTTTGTTAGATCAATCAATTGTTACTGGACTGGGGAATATTTATGTGGACGAGACCTTGTTTCGGGCGAATGTTCATCCGCTGAAACGTTGTAGCAAGTTATCGAAACAAGAAGTAAAAAAGTTACAAATAAATGCAAAGGAAACATTACGAGATGCAATTAAAGCTGGAGGTACAACGATTCGTAGTTATGTGAATACCCAAGGAGATATGGGGATGTTTCAACAAGATTTATATGTTTATGGTCAGCATTCTAAGCCGTGTAGAGTTTGCGGCGCAGATATTATTAAAATAAAGGTTGGTGGAAGAGGCACTCATCTATGTCCTACTTGCCAGCCGAATAAGCAAGGTGTGAGATAA
- the polA gene encoding DNA polymerase I produces the protein MSNKLVLIDGNSIIYRAFFALPLLNNDKGVYTNGVYGFTTMLLRILEEEKPTHMLVAFDAGKTTFRHSTYKEYKGGRQKTPPELSEQFPVLKELLDAFSIKYYQLDQYEADDIIGTLSKQADKKDWEVTVISGDKDLLQLVSEQVTVSVTKKGISDIEKYTPAYMLEKMEITPDQIIHLKALMGDSSDNIPGVPGVGEKTATKLLKQYENLENVYEHIDEISGKKLKENLSNHREDAFMSKELVTINRESPIEITLENLPYQGFQTSSVVQIFKDLGFQSLLSRVSEETEDDAEQPNIEMESIEFDVVENVTKDLFTDNDALYIEMLGENYHLIPIEGIAVVNKERASFIPTDIALNSNIFKAWAEDPQKHKIVFDAKRTKVALLRNNINMQGIIFDSLLASYLLNPAENNHDIPAIANRKSRSDVQFDEEVFGKGAKQKVPEADVLNEHVVRKTQLLFDLYPEMEEELGNNEQYELLKELEMPLALILAEVEHYGVQVDIDKLKDMGEDLKERLSTLEQEVYELAGETFNLNSPKQLGPILFEKLGLPVIKKTKTGYSTAADVLEQLENEHDIIPKLLMYRQLGKLQSTYIEGLLKVVRKDTSRIHTRYNQALTQTGRLSSIEPNLQNIPIRLEEGRKIRQAFVPSKDNWIMFAADYSQIELRVLAHIAGDEKLIKAFKEDTDIHTQTAMDVFHVESDEVTSNMRRQAKAVNFGIVYGISDYGLSQNLGITRKEAKKFIERYFNSYPGVKTYMDEIVQEAKHKGFVSTIMKRRRYLPDITSRNFNMRSFAERTAMNTPIQGSAADIIKKAMIDLDHRLKEENLQANVLLQVHDELILEAPENEIDKLKEIVPDVMENTVELDVPLKVDYSFGKSWFDAK, from the coding sequence ATGTCAAATAAGTTAGTGCTCATTGATGGAAATAGTATTATCTATCGAGCATTTTTTGCGCTGCCTTTGTTAAATAATGATAAAGGTGTTTATACCAATGGAGTATATGGATTTACTACAATGCTATTGCGTATTTTAGAAGAAGAGAAGCCAACACATATGTTAGTAGCTTTTGATGCAGGTAAGACAACATTTCGTCATTCAACTTATAAAGAATATAAAGGTGGACGTCAAAAAACCCCACCTGAGCTTTCGGAACAATTTCCCGTTCTCAAAGAGTTACTGGATGCTTTCTCTATTAAATATTATCAACTTGATCAATATGAAGCGGACGATATTATTGGTACGTTATCCAAACAAGCAGATAAAAAAGATTGGGAAGTTACCGTTATTTCAGGTGATAAAGATTTATTGCAACTGGTCTCTGAACAAGTAACGGTAAGTGTCACAAAAAAAGGTATTAGCGATATTGAAAAATATACTCCAGCCTATATGTTGGAAAAAATGGAAATAACTCCAGACCAGATTATCCATTTAAAAGCATTAATGGGTGATAGCTCAGATAACATTCCAGGCGTTCCAGGAGTAGGTGAGAAAACTGCTACAAAATTACTTAAACAATATGAGAACCTTGAAAACGTTTATGAGCATATAGATGAAATATCTGGAAAGAAATTAAAAGAGAATTTATCTAATCATCGAGAAGATGCCTTTATGAGTAAGGAGTTAGTAACGATAAATCGTGAATCACCTATTGAGATAACTCTTGAAAACTTACCTTATCAAGGTTTTCAAACCTCGAGTGTTGTACAAATATTTAAGGATCTTGGTTTCCAGTCACTACTATCCAGAGTTAGTGAAGAGACAGAAGATGACGCTGAGCAACCTAATATAGAGATGGAGTCCATTGAATTTGATGTGGTGGAGAATGTAACGAAGGATTTATTTACGGATAATGATGCGTTGTACATTGAAATGCTTGGAGAAAATTATCATCTAATTCCAATTGAAGGAATAGCTGTTGTCAATAAAGAGAGGGCTTCTTTTATCCCAACAGATATTGCACTCAATTCTAATATATTTAAAGCATGGGCGGAGGACCCACAAAAACATAAAATTGTTTTTGATGCAAAGCGAACTAAGGTTGCCTTGCTTCGTAACAATATAAATATGCAAGGAATTATTTTTGATTCCCTTCTGGCATCTTATCTATTAAATCCGGCTGAGAACAATCATGATATACCAGCGATTGCAAATCGGAAAAGTAGATCGGATGTGCAATTTGACGAAGAAGTGTTTGGAAAAGGCGCAAAACAAAAAGTTCCTGAAGCAGACGTTTTGAATGAGCATGTTGTTCGAAAAACACAATTATTATTTGATCTCTATCCCGAAATGGAAGAAGAACTAGGAAATAATGAACAATATGAGTTATTAAAAGAATTAGAGATGCCATTAGCTCTTATCTTAGCTGAGGTGGAACATTATGGTGTTCAAGTAGATATTGATAAGTTAAAAGATATGGGTGAGGATCTAAAAGAAAGGCTAAGTACACTGGAGCAAGAAGTTTATGAATTAGCCGGAGAGACATTTAATTTAAATTCTCCAAAACAGTTGGGGCCAATCTTGTTTGAAAAATTAGGATTACCTGTTATTAAAAAAACAAAGACTGGTTATTCTACTGCTGCAGATGTGTTAGAACAACTCGAAAATGAACATGATATAATCCCAAAACTATTAATGTATCGTCAATTAGGAAAGTTGCAATCCACTTACATTGAGGGGTTATTAAAGGTTGTGCGGAAAGATACAAGCCGAATTCATACAAGATATAACCAAGCTTTAACACAAACAGGTAGGTTGAGTTCGATTGAACCAAACTTACAAAATATACCTATCCGTTTAGAAGAAGGTAGAAAAATCAGACAAGCTTTCGTACCATCGAAAGATAATTGGATTATGTTTGCTGCAGACTACTCTCAAATTGAGCTTCGTGTATTAGCGCATATTGCAGGAGACGAAAAGTTAATTAAAGCATTTAAAGAAGATACCGATATTCATACCCAAACAGCTATGGATGTGTTTCATGTAGAGTCGGATGAAGTAACGTCAAATATGCGAAGACAAGCCAAGGCAGTAAACTTTGGTATTGTTTATGGGATAAGTGATTATGGTTTATCACAAAACCTTGGTATAACGCGCAAGGAAGCGAAAAAATTTATCGAGAGATATTTCAATAGTTATCCTGGTGTAAAAACGTACATGGATGAAATCGTGCAAGAAGCTAAGCATAAGGGATTTGTATCAACAATCATGAAACGGAGAAGATACTTACCCGATATTACAAGTAGAAACTTTAATATGCGTAGTTTTGCAGAACGTACAGCAATGAACACTCCAATTCAAGGAAGTGCTGCAGATATTATTAAAAAGGCTATGATTGATCTTGATCATCGTTTGAAAGAAGAAAATTTACAAGCAAATGTATTACTACAAGTACACGATGAGCTTATTTTAGAAGCACCAGAAAATGAAATTGATAAATTAAAGGAAATAGTACCCGATGTAATGGAAAACACAGTGGAATTAGATGTACCTTTAAAGGTGGACTATTCATTTGGAAAAAGCTGGTTTGATGCTAAGTAA
- the pnpS gene encoding two-component system histidine kinase PnpS — protein MKVIFSRTLLPSMIITILSLLLTGWLIVQAESNWIMVIAVLIVQFMIISILFIQFYNRYTRPIGKATKTVDRLIEGNYSARFYNGNSPEMEELSVKVNTLARNMSEIAIQEQMQSEQLTTIVDNMQSGLVLIDEKGYVHVVNRKFLEMFGEEESNYRGHLYYDVFENENVHETVQKTFLYEETVKKSFVHREGLNKIYVEVVGAPIFNERNMLKGAVLVLYDITELKKLEKMRKDFVANVSHELRTPITSIRGFAETLLDNNITDPATKEFMEIIYKESHRLQLLIEDLLALSRLEREDFRLLIDNYDVRQMVEEILPQLHQKAENKNLTFDLEVPDQLTMRADKDRMKQVLINLIDNSIHYTPSGGDICLAISEETDVIHFQVKDSGIGMDEKSQTRVFERFYRVDKARSRNTGGTGLGLAIVKHIVEVHKGKIDVESTLNQGTTIHIYIPK, from the coding sequence ATGAAAGTAATCTTTTCTAGAACTTTACTTCCAAGTATGATTATTACTATATTGAGCTTATTATTGACTGGTTGGCTGATCGTTCAAGCTGAGTCTAATTGGATAATGGTTATTGCTGTATTAATTGTTCAATTTATGATTATCTCGATATTATTTATACAATTTTATAATCGTTATACTCGTCCGATTGGTAAAGCCACAAAAACAGTCGATCGGCTTATCGAAGGAAATTATAGCGCTCGATTTTATAACGGTAATAGTCCTGAGATGGAAGAATTAAGTGTCAAAGTAAATACCCTAGCAAGAAATATGAGTGAAATTGCAATACAAGAACAGATGCAATCCGAACAATTAACAACAATTGTTGATAATATGCAAAGTGGACTAGTATTAATTGATGAAAAAGGTTATGTTCATGTTGTAAATCGAAAATTTCTTGAGATGTTTGGTGAGGAAGAAAGTAATTATAGAGGACATCTTTATTATGATGTGTTTGAAAATGAAAATGTACATGAAACTGTCCAAAAAACATTTTTGTATGAAGAAACTGTTAAAAAATCATTTGTGCATCGAGAAGGATTAAACAAAATTTATGTGGAAGTGGTCGGCGCACCGATTTTTAATGAAAGAAATATGTTAAAGGGTGCAGTACTCGTACTTTATGATATCACTGAACTAAAGAAATTAGAAAAAATGCGTAAAGATTTTGTAGCGAATGTATCTCATGAACTTCGTACACCAATTACTTCTATTCGTGGTTTTGCTGAAACTTTATTAGACAACAATATCACGGATCCGGCTACGAAGGAGTTTATGGAAATTATTTATAAGGAAAGTCATCGATTACAATTGCTAATTGAAGATTTACTTGCTCTTTCAAGGTTAGAAAGGGAAGATTTTCGACTATTAATAGATAATTATGATGTAAGACAAATGGTAGAAGAAATTTTACCACAACTTCACCAAAAGGCAGAAAATAAAAATCTAACATTCGATTTAGAGGTTCCAGATCAACTGACAATGCGAGCGGATAAAGATCGTATGAAACAAGTATTAATCAATTTGATAGATAATTCTATTCATTATACACCTAGTGGTGGAGATATCTGCTTAGCTATTTCAGAAGAAACGGATGTAATACATTTTCAAGTAAAAGATAGTGGAATCGGAATGGATGAAAAATCACAAACGAGAGTTTTTGAGCGATTTTATAGAGTAGATAAAGCCAGAAGTAGAAATACGGGAGGAACCGGTCTAGGACTGGCGATTGTAAAGCATATTGTTGAAGTCCATAAAGGGAAAATAGATGTAGAGAGTACCTTGAACCAAGGAACTACGATTCATATCTATATACCAAAGTAA
- a CDS encoding response regulator transcription factor, which translates to MSKRILIVDDEKSIVTLLKYNMENSGFETDVAYNGQEAINKAEASMYDLIVLDLMLPEVDGMEVCRTLRMNQVNTPILMLTAKDEEFDKVLGLEMGADDYLTKPFSPKEVIARVKAILRRSQLSNNHGFHVLKIGELSIYPERYEAEMSNNIITFTRKEFELLYHLAKHKGKVISRDQLLSSVWDYDFIGDTRIVDVHISHLRDKIEPNSKKPVYIKTVRGLGYKMEEPVS; encoded by the coding sequence ATGAGTAAAAGAATATTAATCGTAGATGATGAAAAGTCTATTGTAACATTACTAAAATATAATATGGAAAATTCAGGTTTTGAAACGGATGTTGCTTATAATGGACAAGAAGCGATTAATAAAGCAGAGGCAAGCATGTATGATTTAATTGTATTGGATTTAATGCTTCCTGAAGTCGATGGGATGGAGGTATGCCGTACATTAAGAATGAATCAAGTAAATACACCAATTCTTATGTTAACTGCAAAAGATGAGGAATTTGATAAGGTACTTGGTTTAGAAATGGGGGCAGATGATTATTTAACGAAACCATTTAGCCCAAAGGAAGTTATTGCAAGAGTAAAAGCAATTTTACGACGATCCCAATTATCTAATAACCATGGGTTTCACGTATTAAAAATAGGGGAATTAAGTATATATCCTGAAAGATATGAAGCAGAAATGAGTAATAATATCATTACTTTCACTCGAAAGGAATTTGAATTATTGTATCATCTTGCAAAACATAAAGGGAAAGTAATATCACGGGATCAGTTATTGAGTAGTGTATGGGATTATGACTTTATTGGAGATACTCGAATTGTAGATGTTCATATTAGTCATCTTCGAGATAAAATAGAACCTAATTCTAAAAAGCCTGTATATATCAAGACAGTACGCGGCTTGGGCTATAAAATGGAGGAGCCTGTTTCATGA